The Dyella caseinilytica genome has a window encoding:
- a CDS encoding winged helix-turn-helix domain-containing protein — MGNVIYHFGRFSLNPLARELREDGQSVALSASAFDCLVYLVEHRERPVGRDELISAVWGRADVSDSLLAQTIVRLRRVLGDAGNEQHSIKTIARVGYRWMLETQATEQSAIAPTDLPAIVAEISAGEGDDAESSSVAELRTVSMFRRLRYFVLAGALVVAGIGGYATWRELHPSASKTAIRFDKSSAIVLPADVHAPEDWNWLHFGLMDLISNRLRDASIPTENSQAVLDLLKDGMDASGSEFPSQTGFALVVRPQVTLSGDNWQVHLDAQGQGGRRWKADSSSTDVLKAVRGASDVLLAELGYGVKSVGERDSAISKSEFLQRIDAARLAGQPAAARALIDKAPAALRSDPEIAYVSASIDCDEGKAATCKQEMLDLLKGLDGSRNPGLYGEVLTTLGQIYQQEGDLAKGLATLTDAIHALDGHATEALANALLDRSYLEQVQWKLDEATADLGRARVTYALAGDAVGAAKADFEMGLLAERRAQLDAAISLLQRAYDQFQRMGMRSMLPTVLDGMADAQKMLLKFSDELTTTDRFWPLDAHDLGFMDRQARRELTMVRAIALADNGRTTEATTLADGLVNDVQPDDDAALLAETNKLLAEIALTLGDDERASALAVKALTPALESGDQRDYASTWLTRIQALLRLHRIDDARREVAAMDAWNNHLSFKDDWVNVYVIHAKAALLWSDGNHDGAVEQLKLAMNLAEKLGVPEVMVSIGQAYGIALLDTGQLNEAMAVSGRMSIWSNTDWRAAWLEACVYRALGQTDSWNAARTRTQQLAGDRPLPDLPGRLK; from the coding sequence ATGGGGAACGTGATCTATCACTTTGGTCGTTTCAGCCTGAATCCGCTGGCACGGGAGCTGCGCGAGGACGGGCAATCGGTTGCCTTATCGGCTAGCGCGTTCGACTGCCTGGTATACCTGGTTGAGCACCGGGAGCGTCCCGTCGGAAGGGACGAATTGATCTCTGCTGTGTGGGGACGCGCAGATGTCAGCGATAGCCTGCTGGCTCAAACTATTGTTCGTCTTCGCCGCGTGCTCGGTGATGCAGGTAATGAACAGCACAGCATCAAGACGATTGCCCGCGTTGGTTATCGCTGGATGCTGGAGACCCAGGCCACGGAACAGTCGGCCATCGCGCCGACAGATCTGCCTGCGATAGTTGCGGAGATATCAGCTGGTGAGGGCGATGACGCTGAATCGTCATCTGTCGCGGAGCTGCGCACTGTAAGTATGTTCCGACGCTTGCGTTACTTTGTTCTCGCAGGTGCGCTGGTCGTCGCCGGAATCGGGGGTTACGCGACCTGGCGCGAACTTCATCCTTCTGCATCGAAGACAGCGATTCGCTTCGATAAAAGCTCCGCCATTGTGCTGCCGGCGGATGTGCATGCGCCCGAAGACTGGAATTGGCTGCATTTCGGCCTGATGGATCTCATTTCGAATCGCTTGCGTGATGCAAGCATTCCCACGGAAAACAGTCAGGCCGTGCTGGACCTGCTCAAGGATGGCATGGACGCATCAGGTTCGGAGTTTCCTTCTCAGACGGGTTTTGCGCTAGTGGTTCGGCCGCAGGTCACGCTCAGTGGCGATAACTGGCAGGTGCATCTGGATGCTCAAGGCCAGGGTGGCCGTAGGTGGAAAGCGGACTCCTCGTCCACGGATGTCTTGAAAGCGGTGCGTGGCGCGAGTGACGTATTGCTGGCTGAACTGGGGTATGGCGTGAAGAGTGTCGGTGAACGCGATTCGGCCATCTCCAAATCTGAATTCCTGCAACGTATCGATGCGGCAAGGCTCGCCGGACAGCCGGCGGCGGCCAGGGCATTGATCGACAAGGCGCCTGCAGCACTGCGGAGCGATCCCGAGATAGCTTACGTTTCTGCCTCGATTGACTGTGATGAGGGAAAGGCTGCTACGTGCAAGCAGGAGATGCTCGACTTGCTCAAGGGTTTGGATGGCAGTCGAAATCCAGGGCTGTACGGCGAAGTTCTCACCACGCTGGGCCAGATCTACCAGCAAGAGGGCGATCTGGCCAAGGGCCTGGCGACGCTGACTGACGCTATTCATGCATTGGACGGTCATGCCACCGAGGCCCTTGCGAATGCCCTCCTGGACCGTTCCTACCTTGAACAAGTGCAGTGGAAGCTGGATGAGGCCACGGCTGACCTGGGGCGGGCACGTGTTACTTATGCGCTTGCGGGTGACGCCGTGGGTGCCGCCAAGGCAGATTTTGAAATGGGGCTCTTGGCGGAACGTCGGGCCCAGCTGGATGCGGCAATCAGCTTGCTACAGCGTGCCTACGATCAGTTTCAACGCATGGGCATGCGTTCCATGTTGCCTACAGTGCTGGACGGCATGGCCGATGCGCAGAAGATGTTGCTGAAATTCAGCGATGAGCTGACGACCACCGATCGTTTCTGGCCGCTCGATGCTCATGATCTGGGCTTCATGGACCGGCAGGCGCGGCGCGAACTGACCATGGTGAGGGCGATCGCGCTGGCCGACAACGGTCGTACGACGGAAGCAACTACGTTGGCCGATGGTTTGGTGAACGATGTCCAGCCTGATGACGACGCGGCACTGCTTGCCGAGACCAACAAACTGCTGGCGGAAATCGCACTCACCCTTGGCGATGATGAGCGTGCGTCAGCGTTGGCGGTCAAGGCATTGACCCCTGCACTGGAATCAGGCGATCAGCGGGACTATGCGTCAACCTGGCTGACCCGCATCCAGGCGCTGTTGCGGCTGCACCGAATCGATGATGCGAGACGGGAAGTGGCAGCCATGGACGCGTGGAACAATCATCTTTCTTTCAAGGACGATTGGGTGAATGTTTATGTCATCCATGCCAAGGCAGCGTTGCTGTGGAGCGATGGCAACCATGATGGTGCGGTCGAACAGCTGAAACTTGCCATGAACCTGGCCGAAAAGCTGGGCGTGCCGGAAGTGATGGTGAGCATCGGGCAGGCCTACGGCATCGCATTGCTGGATACAGGGCAGCTCAATGAGGCGATGGCGGTGAGCGGCCGCATGTCAATCTGGAGCAATACGGATTGGCGTGCAGCCTGGCTGGAGGCGTGTGTCTACCGCGCTCTGGGTCAGACAGATTCCTGGAACGCTGCACGGACCAGGACGCAACAACTGGCGGGTGACCGGCCATTGCCTGATCTTCCGGGGCGACTTAAGTAG
- a CDS encoding beta strand repeat-containing protein, whose product MRTSFEGALTSRFRQRGIMNLLLVLMIGLAMTVTSIGVVHVVRSSQEGQLSLHSMTPAQQSAWTGAELVRRYLVAASASTIANLSGPLAVSGLSGLTVNIVSVSSATSGSTVVYRVVANIASSAATSTSAASTATLQVVYNVIPNPSGGTPGGSGSAAPSVNISTINIYKNLDMTGGITVLGGNNANLNVQGNVTLDNASITGVNSINATGNVSIGSGIHVNQVYSNGNVTVTGSASVNQISALGNVEVDGGANPFVITANGTVTFDGGSATSVTAIGDVNVNAGGVVIGSITTEGNVNWTGSGGSATTIKANGTVTYAGSNTGSTSITSQGDVNLTGAGAQNVTTSGNVTMGGFASVAALQAQGNLTLNSWSGVTGTIGGTLNKSSSYMPANIQVTPGYTVSVPTIALSPLQQVTVSQPAIDAYALQSSANYVFTMVNGAVQVTVSNVAGIQAGTYYLGSYPFANGRGYQDFLCTQLITGTLNSNGVGQCGTPATPSQTLCQGQSTENDCLSYSNGAWTISGLSFARGVLWFQGDLNLSNGYYLDTAIATGNITTSGSFRIDSPNYAGYAEMCTNSTPSGMTLAPVQVADFSSIYPAEFCNLSNQSLIANPIGNVALLAGGYVNGVFSGGNITVGASSVINGSVLAGNDLNTGGSTTINGYITSAAENTSDTSPVTLSGATLLNFSQLPSTYSPGIVPCMQNCAATSQNGSANNNSTIQWTRYL is encoded by the coding sequence ATGCGTACGTCATTTGAAGGCGCTTTGACCTCACGTTTTCGGCAGCGCGGCATAATGAATTTGCTGCTGGTGCTGATGATCGGTTTGGCCATGACGGTGACTTCGATTGGTGTGGTGCATGTTGTACGCAGCTCGCAAGAAGGTCAGCTGAGCCTGCATTCGATGACGCCGGCGCAGCAATCCGCCTGGACTGGAGCAGAGCTGGTTCGCCGCTATCTGGTTGCAGCCAGTGCGTCGACCATCGCTAACCTTTCGGGGCCGCTTGCGGTTTCAGGGCTGTCCGGTTTAACCGTTAATATCGTGAGCGTCTCGAGCGCCACCTCCGGCAGTACGGTGGTTTATCGTGTTGTGGCAAACATCGCTAGTTCTGCTGCAACCTCGACTAGCGCGGCGAGTACAGCAACCCTGCAGGTGGTCTACAACGTTATACCCAATCCTTCGGGTGGTACGCCCGGTGGAAGCGGTTCCGCAGCGCCGTCTGTCAACATCAGCACCATCAATATCTACAAGAACCTGGATATGACCGGGGGCATTACGGTGCTCGGTGGTAACAACGCAAACCTCAATGTTCAGGGCAATGTCACACTCGATAATGCATCGATTACCGGCGTCAATTCGATCAATGCGACTGGCAATGTCAGCATCGGTAGCGGCATTCACGTCAACCAGGTCTATTCCAACGGCAACGTAACCGTGACCGGCAGCGCCAGCGTCAATCAGATCAGCGCGCTGGGCAATGTCGAGGTGGACGGCGGTGCCAACCCGTTTGTCATCACGGCCAATGGGACGGTGACGTTCGATGGCGGCAGTGCTACATCGGTAACTGCCATTGGCGATGTCAATGTCAATGCCGGCGGCGTTGTTATTGGCTCCATTACGACGGAAGGTAACGTTAATTGGACCGGTAGCGGCGGTAGCGCGACGACCATCAAGGCCAACGGCACGGTCACCTATGCTGGCAGCAATACCGGCTCCACATCGATCACCTCGCAGGGTGATGTAAATCTGACCGGCGCGGGCGCTCAAAATGTCACCACATCGGGCAACGTGACGATGGGAGGCTTCGCCAGCGTTGCCGCGCTGCAAGCCCAAGGAAATCTCACCCTGAATTCGTGGAGTGGCGTAACTGGCACGATCGGCGGCACGCTCAACAAATCCAGTTCGTATATGCCGGCCAACATCCAGGTAACGCCTGGATATACGGTGTCTGTTCCGACTATAGCCCTGTCACCGCTGCAGCAAGTCACGGTCAGCCAGCCGGCCATTGACGCGTACGCACTGCAGTCATCAGCCAACTATGTGTTCACAATGGTCAATGGTGCTGTGCAGGTGACGGTGAGCAATGTGGCTGGCATACAAGCCGGTACGTACTATCTGGGATCGTATCCGTTCGCGAACGGTCGCGGCTATCAGGACTTCCTGTGTACGCAACTGATAACAGGAACGTTGAACTCCAATGGTGTGGGACAGTGCGGCACACCAGCGACGCCATCGCAGACCCTCTGCCAGGGTCAATCTACTGAGAACGACTGTCTTTCCTATAGTAATGGTGCGTGGACGATCAGCGGGTTGAGCTTTGCGCGTGGCGTGCTGTGGTTCCAGGGGGATCTCAATTTAAGTAATGGCTATTATCTGGATACGGCCATTGCCACCGGCAATATCACCACCAGCGGCAGCTTCCGTATCGATTCGCCGAACTATGCGGGTTATGCGGAGATGTGCACAAACAGCACGCCTTCAGGCATGACGCTAGCTCCTGTGCAGGTCGCAGATTTCAGCAGCATCTATCCGGCCGAGTTTTGCAATCTCTCCAACCAATCCTTGATTGCCAATCCGATTGGGAATGTCGCGTTGCTTGCCGGTGGTTATGTCAACGGTGTGTTTTCCGGCGGAAACATCACGGTTGGCGCAAGCTCGGTCATAAACGGTAGCGTACTTGCTGGTAACGACCTCAACACGGGCGGCAGCACGACGATCAATGGATACATCACCTCCGCGGCGGAAAATACCAGCGATACATCTCCCGTAACGTTGAGCGGCGCCACGCTGCTCAATTTCAGCCAGCTGCCAAGTACCTATAGTCCCGGAATCGTGCCGTGCATGCAGAACTGCGCAGCGACCAGTCAGAATGGCTCTGCGAACAATAACAGCACGATCCAATGGACCCGCTATCTATGA
- a CDS encoding pilus assembly FimT family protein: MNELRTHSAHGLTLVELMVTLALFAFLMLIGLPLTRAWVQSAHQRDASGMLIEGLGRAKALAMRNPQGFTNQSLPVAVACLVAGQISVVAVGTSGVDCSQTSDWDAQLPTDASVVQAGNGLVFQCAAYNERGIALAVSVGNMTCTPSSLNNTQSSLNINDGDLNALNVPLP; this comes from the coding sequence ATGAACGAGCTGCGGACGCATTCGGCGCATGGCCTGACCCTTGTGGAATTGATGGTCACCTTGGCCCTTTTTGCTTTCTTGATGCTTATCGGCCTGCCGTTGACTCGCGCATGGGTCCAGTCCGCGCATCAGCGGGATGCGTCCGGCATGTTGATCGAAGGCCTGGGGCGCGCCAAGGCATTGGCGATGCGCAACCCGCAAGGATTCACCAATCAGAGTTTGCCTGTTGCGGTGGCTTGTCTCGTGGCGGGGCAGATCAGTGTTGTGGCTGTTGGCACAAGCGGTGTGGATTGCAGTCAGACAAGCGACTGGGATGCGCAGCTTCCGACTGATGCTTCGGTGGTGCAGGCCGGGAATGGGTTGGTCTTTCAGTGTGCTGCCTATAACGAACGAGGCATCGCGCTGGCCGTTTCCGTCGGAAATATGACCTGCACTCCGTCATCGCTAAACAATACGCAGTCATCGCTAAACATCAATGACGGAGATCTGAATGCGCTCAATGTGCCGTTGCCGTAA
- a CDS encoding type IV pilin protein — translation MKSRSTRSLSSQAGGFTLIELMTVIVIIAILSVIAMSTYSNYITRGKIQAAKGDLSALALNLENELQAQLAYGTHNTTTTNDTEAAYPMWRPAEGNDFVYTVNSSSGGYVLIATGVSSSLSTCVLKLPSQSEQQAISPNATGSVNGCGSITTW, via the coding sequence GTGAAGAGTCGATCTACCCGATCGCTTTCCAGCCAGGCTGGCGGATTTACACTTATCGAGCTTATGACGGTCATCGTGATTATCGCGATTCTTTCGGTAATCGCCATGAGTACGTATAGCAATTACATAACCCGCGGCAAAATTCAGGCGGCAAAAGGCGACCTGAGTGCGTTGGCTCTCAATCTCGAGAACGAGCTTCAAGCTCAGCTTGCCTACGGTACACACAACACCACAACGACGAACGATACAGAAGCGGCTTATCCGATGTGGAGGCCTGCCGAAGGCAATGATTTTGTCTATACGGTCAATTCGAGCTCTGGCGGGTACGTGCTGATAGCCACCGGTGTTAGCAGTTCGCTTTCAACTTGCGTGCTTAAGCTTCCCAGCCAAAGCGAACAGCAAGCCATCAGCCCGAATGCCACCGGCTCGGTCAACGGGTGCGGGTCAATCACGACCTGGTGA
- a CDS encoding roadblock/LC7 domain-containing protein, with protein MDDSLVAFGANPISASDIRSLCDSALLKLCDKHPEISLALVTTADAWLISHRFLEKMDAHRLSAMTASLLALCESLSKELSGGSCQSALLSMDSYTCVIVHINSAQQSLVLAIGVRQNVMIALARRFALDLAERISLSLRALESGADLSA; from the coding sequence ATGGATGATTCCCTGGTTGCCTTTGGCGCGAACCCCATCAGCGCGTCGGACATTCGTTCCCTTTGTGACAGCGCGTTACTAAAGCTCTGCGACAAGCATCCCGAAATAAGTCTGGCCCTGGTGACAACCGCAGATGCTTGGCTGATCAGCCACCGGTTTTTGGAAAAAATGGATGCGCATCGCCTTTCTGCCATGACTGCTTCGCTGCTTGCACTGTGCGAATCGCTATCAAAAGAGCTATCGGGAGGCAGTTGCCAGTCGGCACTGCTGTCCATGGACAGCTACACCTGCGTCATCGTTCACATCAACAGCGCACAACAATCGCTAGTGCTAGCTATCGGAGTACGGCAAAACGTCATGATCGCGCTGGCTCGACGATTTGCACTGGATCTTGCCGAGCGCATTTCACTGTCGCTGCGCGCACTCGAATCAGGCGCAGACCTGTCCGCCTGA
- a CDS encoding roadblock/LC7 domain-containing protein, which produces MNHFSLESLRSIDGYIAGALVDCDSGMLMAGDSNAQIDLDLAAAGNAEVVRAKRKVIEALKINETIEDILISLERQYHLIRPLESNKGVFLYVIIDRSRSNLAMARHHLKGFEKSLDFS; this is translated from the coding sequence ATGAATCATTTCAGCCTTGAATCCTTGCGCAGCATCGATGGCTACATTGCCGGCGCACTGGTCGACTGTGACAGCGGCATGCTGATGGCGGGCGACAGCAATGCCCAGATCGACCTGGACCTGGCTGCCGCCGGCAACGCAGAGGTCGTGCGAGCCAAGCGGAAAGTCATTGAAGCGCTAAAGATCAACGAAACCATTGAAGACATCTTGATCAGCCTGGAACGCCAGTACCACCTGATTCGCCCACTCGAATCGAACAAAGGTGTTTTCCTTTACGTGATTATCGATCGTTCCCGTTCGAACCTGGCAATGGCCAGGCATCACCTTAAGGGCTTCGAGAAGTCTCTCGATTTTTCCTGA